Genomic window (Armatimonadota bacterium):
GACAGGTATGCCCACGACGTTCTTTCGAAGCTCGAAGCCTCGGTCGGCAAGATTTTGGCCCAGGTGGAAAAGGGGCGCTCCGAACTGGAGACGGTCGAACGCGAGCCGGCCGCCGTCCCCGTCCGGGAGAAGGTCAAGGCGCTCTGACGGTCAGTCGACCGGCCCGGCCTCCCATGCGTCCAGAAGGGCCCATGCCGCCATCGCACGCGCATAGTACGAACCACATTCCGGTTCGTTGAACGGGTTCCGATTGTGCCCGGCGTGCCGTTCACGGACGGCGGCAGCGACTTCGAGCCCTTCGTCCTTAAAGCCATAGTCCATGAGCAGGACCGCGGCTTGGTATTCGAAACCGGTCATGCATTCGCCCCAATAGGGGAACGGCACTTTGGGCCTCCCGCCTCGGGGGTAGGACGCGATGAGGGTCCCTTTCTCGTCGGCCGTCGCGAACGTCCGCATGTTGTTGTAGTGGTCGCGGAAACTGCGCATAAAGTTGTGCTTGTAGACGGCGTGGACCGCGTTCCGGACGTGGTAGCCGTCGAACAACGTCCCCAGTCCGACACGGTTGGCCTTGTACTGCCCCACTAACTGGTCGACAAGGCATCCGCGACCGATCTGGAAGACCGGTTCTTTCTTGTCGAGCTCTCCTCCCAATGACGACAGTTCGGCGGGCTTGGCCTCCGGCACCTCGACCCTCTGCTCGTAATACTCGCCGTTATAAAGGTTCTTGTCGACCCAGTCCCGACCGGTCTTCCGCAGGGCGTCGAGCTGTTCGGCCGTAGCGTCGTCACCGACGGTCCGGGCCATCTTCGCGACCGCCGCCATCGCGGCGTGGTAGTAGCTCGTGCACATCGGGTTCGGGCCTACGAACTCGACGTCGTACGTGTTGTGCTGATAACCCTCCATGACGCCGTCCTTGTCCGCGTCCCATCCGCCCGGGAGCCAAGCGTATTCGAGCATCTTCTTGGCCACGGGGTAGTACGTCCGGAGCCAAGCGAGGTCGCCGTCCTTGAGAAACTGCTGGTAGACGCGTACGATCAGGCCCATCTGACCGTCGGCTGCGGCGGCACCCCAGGACTGCTGGGCCATGGGGAGGGTCAACCGGAACCGCTCTGCGCCTATCGGAGTCATCCCGTTTTTCAGGTGGGACTCCAGCATGCTGCGATGGAGGTCGGGAAAGAGGTTGACCGTCGCTTCCTCGTAGTTCCAAACGTGGGTGCACGAGCCGTGACAGCATCCAGACTTGGACCCGCAGCCTTCCGAGGCCATGAACGTCCCGTCTTCGATACGGAAGCACGTGTGGGAGTTCAGGGTCGCGAGGTTGAACAGCGCCGCCTCCTTTAAGGCGGTAGGGACCTTTCTTGCGACCACGGAGTCCGTGAACTTGGCCGTCCGGGCCTTGAGGCCGGCCAACTGGGGCAGGACACTCATGGCCACGTCGGTCGCGTCGCGGAACAACGTCGCATAGTGGTTCCTGACGAGTTCGCCGTCCTTCCCTTTCCAGTCCCAGCCGTACTCCTTCATGTTCCGCCAAGGGAAGTGCCAGGCGATCAAGAGCCGCACCGACTTCTTCTCTTTCGGACCGACGCGGAACAACGAGTGGACCGAACTGTCCCATGTGTCGCTGGGGCTGGGAGGGCACGGTTCCGGGCCGAGATCGTCCTCGATGTATCCCTTGGCGAGCAACTCGTCGATGATGCCGAGCTGCTCTCCGTTCCAGCCCCGGTCCCGGAAAGCCCACCGACGTGCGGTCCGGACGTCGGAGCCGTCGGACAGCGCGACGAGCGTCCCGTTTTGGGGCGACGCCAGGTCTCGGGCCTTAGACCAGGCCATGCCTTTCCAACCGGCCACTTCGACGATCTCGGTCACGTTGTCCTTCAGATCGAAAACGACTCCGTCGCACCCGATGATGTTCGAGGCCAAGAACGAGACGGACGCGTCCAAACCCTCGTTCGTTTGATTCGTAACAGTGATGGTCAGGAGGCCGAACGGAAGCGACGATGATGCGGTGTCTCCCGGGATCAGAGGGTTGAACGCTTCGACTTCGACGGACAGCGGTGTCGCGGGATCGGAAAGCTTGAGGCGACCGAACGGGTACGTCGCCTCGAACGAGACGTCTCGGAACCTCGGGACTCCTGCGAGCACCTCCTCCTGGCCGCTGTTGTTGGCCCGACCGTAGACCAGGTCGCCTTCGAGGATCCGGAGTTTGGCGCTTTCGTCCTTGGTGTCGGCACGGCGCGTCCAAAGCGCCAAATGGCTGTACATCGGCCTCCAACCGCGGTTCGGCCTGCTCATGAGCTGCCAGTCGGTCAGGCGTCCTCTTCCATCGATGCCGAAGAACCCGGTCCCGATGCCTCCGATCGGCATCATCACTTCTCGCAGACTCTCGCCCTTATAGGCCCGCAACACCTTCCAATCGGCCATAGCCGATTGTGAGCCTCCGGGCGTCCCGCTGTAAAGCGTCGGAGGTTGTCTTTTAGGCGAGTCGGACGGGCAAGACGCGGATCCTGCGCTGCGGGTCGTTCCCGACGCTTTCGCTGGCCAACCGTTTGTTTTCGACGATCTGGTGCTGGATTTTCCGGATGCGGGCGTCCTGTGGGTTCAATTCGAGCGGCCTGCCCGTATGGATCACGGTCGCGACGGCTTCTTGCGCCTCTTGGATCGCGGCGGCTTCCCGGTCCGTGTCGTGACCGCCGCCCCGTAAGAGGTCTTCCAAGGCCGCCGAGATCTGTGTGAACGTGTTGGACTTGACCACGAACGTCGGAACGGGCCGTTGCAGGTCGCGGAGCTTGGCGGGCTTGGCCTGCGCGGTGGAGCGGATCGCGATCACGGCGTCGGCTTGTCCGATGTCGTTCGTGATCACGACCGGGAACTTCCGCTCGCGGATGGCCCTTTCGAGCCGCGTCCGGGCGATACCGTAGGGAAAGACCCTGAGGACAGGCTTCAGTTTGGCGTTCGACCTGTCCTCCGTGGGAGCGCGGTCCCTCGTCGTCCTTGGTCTCGAGGGCTGCTGGAGTTGGTCGGGTTCGGTCGCTCGCTTCGAGAGGGCCGGGAAGCGTTCGTTGAACCCAGGTTCGTCGATGTCTTGAGTCTCTTCCCTCTGGACGACTTCGACCATTCCCGAACCTGTCCGGACGCGGATCTCCGGACGGGGCTGGACTCCTCGCAACATCAGGTCCACCGTCTTCTGGACATCGTGGTGGACCGCGAGCTTATCGTAATCGATCAGTTCGATGACGACGTCGAACGTCGGCGGTGCCTTGCGCTCGAGAACCGTCTTTTGAGTTCCTCGCCGACGGGCTTCGTCGTCGGAGAGCGTAACGGCTTGGATCCCGCCGATGAGGTCGCACAACGACGGGTTCAACATCAGGTTTTCGAGAGTCTGACCGTGGGCTGTCCCGATCAATTGGACGCCGCGTTCGGCGATGGTCCGGGCCGCTTCGGCTTCGGCCGCGTTACCGATCTCGTCGATCACGACGACTTCCGGCATGTGGTTTTCGACCGCCTCGATCATGACCGCGTGTTGGAAGCTCGGATTGCGCACTTGCATCCTGCGGGCGGCACCGATCGCGGGGTGGGGTACGTCCCCGTCGCCACCGATCTCGTTCGACGTGTCGACGATGACGACCCGACGGTTGACTTCATCGGCAAGGACGCGTGCGACTTCACGGAGCTTGGTCGTCTTTCCGACTCCGGGCCGCCCTAAGATCAGAAGCGACTTGCCCGATCGGACGATGTCGTCGATGATGTCGATCGTGCCCTCCAGGGCCCGACCGACGCGGCACGTCAGACCGATGACCTTACCCACCCGGTTCCGGATGCACGAGATGCGGTGCAAGGTCCTTTCGATCCCGGCCCGGTTGTCTTCACCGAACTCGCCGATGTTCTTCACGACCCACTCGATGTCGTGTTCGCTCACGGTGACGCCAGGCCAGCGTTCGACGCTGTCCTTGTACCGCGCCTCGGCAGGTCGGCCATAGTCCAAGACCACTTCCACGAGACCGTTCAGGTGGGGATTGGTCAGGAGCTTTTCCCGGACGACAGGCGGGAGGATGTCAAGCAGTTGGGGGAGTCCGTCGTGTATCAAAGACACCATTGGTTCTGACGTCCGGTCGGTCGCAACCGATCCCGGAGCCGGTACCTGTTTTTCAACGGTTAATGCGTCCGAGGGTCAACCTGCCTCGTCGAACGAACAGCCGGAGCTCGGTTTCTCGGGTGCCATGGAAAGATCGATATCGATAGGTTTGATTCCTGTATACCTGGCAAGTTCGAAGTTCAGATCCTTCAACATGTCCTTGCTATAGCCCGGCCACTGTCGGAGCACCTTGCCTTCGGGGCCGATCAGAGTGGTGTACACCGAGCGCGAGGCCCGAAAGGCCTTGTAAACGGCCCCGTCACCTGCAAGGAGCATGGGATAGGGCACTTTGAAATCGTCACGGTATTTGCTGGCCACGTGGGCCGGGCCATCGATGATGCCCAAAAACGCGACCTTCCCGGAGTAGCCCTCGGCCAAGCGGTTGAAGAACGGCTGAGATTCGATGCTGCAGGGGCAACCGTCTTTCGTGAAGACGAGGACGACGGGCCCGATCTTGGTCAGGCCTTGAAGCGCGACGGTCCGTCCCTCTGGATCAGGAAGGCTGAAAGCCGGTGCGGTCTGGCCGATCTGGGCTTTCGCGTCCCGCAACATAGGTCCGGTGACCGGGTGTCGGGGCTCGTCAAGCAGGTTCGTCGTGTTCGATTCCGGGCGCGCACCGACGACTTGACCGTACAGCGCGAGCCCGACGCCTGCGAGGGCGAGGGACCCGATCAAAGCGAACGTCTTCGCAGCCCGGCCCACGAGAGCTATTGTAGTTGCACCTGAGGGCCGGTGAAAGGTCCGCACTTTGCCCGAACGGCGTCAGGCGCCGACGTTATACTGGCCTCATGGCCCAGCGGTTGCCCGACTGGCTGACGATCCGCCTCCCCCGCCCCGACTCGATCCAAGAAGTCGAAGGCATGATGCGCTCGAAGAACCTGCACACGGTGTGCGAGAGCGCACGTTGCCCGAACCTGCCCGAGTGCTGGAGCAAGAAGACGGCGACGTTCATGATCCTTGGGGACACGTGCACGAGAAGTTGCGGCTTCTGCGCGATCAAGGTCGGCAAGGGCGACGAACTCGACCCGTTCGAGCCGCTCAACGTCGCCCAGACGGCCAAGAAGATGGGCATGAAGCACGTCGTCGTCACGAGCGTCGCCCGCGACGACGTGAAGGATCAAGGCTCGGGCCAGTTCGCCCGCACGATCGAGCAGCTGCACAAGCACGTGCCGGAGATCATCGTCGAGGTCTTGACGCCCGACTTTCAAGGCAAGCGAGACCTGATCCAGACGGTCTGTGACGCCCACCCGGAGATTTACAACCACAACATCGAGACCGTCGAACGTCTCCACACGATCGTCCGGCCACAGGCACGGTACGAACGGACGATGTCGGTCCTCAAGACGGTAAAGGAGATCGACCCGACCATCTATACCAAGAGCGGGCTCATGCTCGGATTGGGAGAGACGCAGGCAGAAGTCGTCGAAACATTGAAGGACCTGCGTGCGATCGGCGTCGACGCCGTCACGATCGGTCAATACCTTCGGCCGACCATGAAGCACCTCCCTGTCGTCGAATACGTCCATCCGGCGGTCTTCAAGGAATACGAGGGGATCGGACACGACCTGGGTTTTGCGTTCGTCGCGAGCGCTCCGTTCGTCCGTTCGAGCTACAACGCGATCGCGTTCAGCGAGAAAGTGATGGGAGAACGTCTGGCGCGGGTTCAAGCCGTTCAGGCCTGATCCTTCGGGTTTCGCCGACCCAAGGCGTCCTGATGCGTCTATCCTAGTGAAAGCGCGTGGGCGTCGTCCGTTCTGCCGGGTCTTCTTTGGTCTCGTCGGCCGTTTGGTCGACGACGGTCGTCGTCGCCTTATGGGGCGCAGACACCATCGCCCGAACCTGGAAGGTCCTCCTCGCTCCTGGCGTCCCGATCTCCATGACCTACAAGGCCGAGGGCGGGACGCACGCCGTCGACGTCAGCCGGTTCGAGTGGGATCCGCGGTCGCTATCGGCGACCTTCCATGACGCCCGCTTGACGGGCCCGAAAGGCCATCGGCTGTTCGAAGCGGGTCTTGTCGCGGCGAAATACGACGACGGGCTCATCGTCGCGCAGGTCGACCGGGCGGGCATGACGGTGGAACGCAGTCAGGACGGTTCCTTTGACGTCGTTCGGGCGATCCCGGTCGGTCCGAAGGGACAGCACCCTCCGGCGTTCCAGATCAAGGCGTACCGCCTCCTGGTCCGCTACGTGGACTCGAGCAAGACTCCGACCATCGAGTCCGACGTCCGGATGGAGGACGTTACCGTGAACCAAGACTCTGGAGACTTCTGGGCGGACGCCAGACTGTCGGTCCCCGGCTTTCTCCCGACTCCGGCCCGCGCCCAAGTCGATCCGGACGGGCGGTTTTGGATGCGGGTCGAACGCATCGAGGGCGATGCGGCGCGACTCGTGCCTGTCCTCGAACGCTTTTTCGATCCCAAAGACCTCGGTCGTTTCGGTCCTGTCCGGACGAAACGCTTCATGGTCCAAGGTTCCGCCGAGATCGCCCTTCGCCCCGAGAAGGTGCCCGACGTCCGTGGCGATCTGCGGGTGAGCACCGAGCGGATCGATCTTGGGAACGCGATCGGCGGCGCATTGACGGCTTCGGTGAGCGGTTCCCTGAGCCGGGCCCGTATCGTCGGACAGCTTCGCGACGCCGGTCGTACGGTCCGATTCGACGGAGTCGCAGGAGCCGGCAGCGAACCGATCGTCGTGGGCAATTTCGAAGCACGGTTGCCGGGCAACAAGCTCTGGCCGATCGTTCCGCCCTTGCCACAGGGCGCCCAGTGGAGGAACGGAACGGCGCGCGGACGAATCGATCTGCGGGGCGAGAAAGTCTCCGCGGACGGTCGCTTGACCCTCGCTTCGGCTGGCGTACGGAACGAGCGCATCGAAGGCGCGCAGGCTCGGTTCGTCTTGTCCGACGGTTCCTTGAGCGTGGCCGTCGAGAAAGGCAGGTGGCGGGGCGGGGCGGTGACGGGTGTCTTCAAGACCGACTTGAAGACCGGAGCCCTGATCGGAGGTGCCGATTTGGGCACCGTCCCCTTGACCGCGTTCAAAAAGGAGCTGGGGGTGGAGGGCGTCACAGGTTCGGGGCGCGCCAAAGCGCTGTTCGCAGGAAAGGTCGACAAACCGGTCGTGGCCCTCGAGGCCCATGGGTCGGCCCGCTACGCACCGCGCGGCTCAGAACCATGGGACGTCGGCGCGTTCGAAGCCAGGGTCCAGTTCAATGGGACGACACTGCAGGCCCAGCGTTTGACCGTGAGCGGGCAGAGCGGCTTCCTGAGTTTCGACGGTAAGGCCGACCTGAAGTCCCAATCGGTGACGGGCGACTTTGTCGCGGGGGGCCTTCCGCTCCGAACATTGTCGCCCGACGCCCACGGGACACTGTTCGCACGGGGAGGTTTGCAGGGCACGTTTCAAAAGCCCGTGGTCTACGGGCGGGTCGAAGGGTACGGCGTCGGCATGAAGGATCTGACCGTCGCTCAGGTCGTCGTCGATGTTCAGGCCGACCGTGACACCCTGAGGGTGGCGGGTCTTCGGGCCCTGTCGGGAACGGGCAACGTGCTGGCCGAGGGAGAGGTCGCTTGGGCCACGAAGAAGATCAAAGGAAGTTTCCAGGCTTCTGACATCTCGCTATCGGAGTTTTTGGACAACGACGTACTCGGTCAAGTCGACGTCACGGAAGGCGTGTTCGGCGGAACGTACGACGATCCGACGGTCCAAGCCCGGATCGGATTGCCGCGCTTCTCTGCTTACGGCGTCATCGGTGAAGGTCTGACGGCA
Coding sequences:
- the lipA gene encoding lipoyl synthase gives rise to the protein MAQRLPDWLTIRLPRPDSIQEVEGMMRSKNLHTVCESARCPNLPECWSKKTATFMILGDTCTRSCGFCAIKVGKGDELDPFEPLNVAQTAKKMGMKHVVVTSVARDDVKDQGSGQFARTIEQLHKHVPEIIVEVLTPDFQGKRDLIQTVCDAHPEIYNHNIETVERLHTIVRPQARYERTMSVLKTVKEIDPTIYTKSGLMLGLGETQAEVVETLKDLRAIGVDAVTIGQYLRPTMKHLPVVEYVHPAVFKEYEGIGHDLGFAFVASAPFVRSSYNAIAFSEKVMGERLARVQAVQA
- a CDS encoding redoxin domain-containing protein; the protein is MGRAAKTFALIGSLALAGVGLALYGQVVGARPESNTTNLLDEPRHPVTGPMLRDAKAQIGQTAPAFSLPDPEGRTVALQGLTKIGPVVLVFTKDGCPCSIESQPFFNRLAEGYSGKVAFLGIIDGPAHVASKYRDDFKVPYPMLLAGDGAVYKAFRASRSVYTTLIGPEGKVLRQWPGYSKDMLKDLNFELARYTGIKPIDIDLSMAPEKPSSGCSFDEAG
- a CDS encoding AAA family ATPase — its product is MVSLIHDGLPQLLDILPPVVREKLLTNPHLNGLVEVVLDYGRPAEARYKDSVERWPGVTVSEHDIEWVVKNIGEFGEDNRAGIERTLHRISCIRNRVGKVIGLTCRVGRALEGTIDIIDDIVRSGKSLLILGRPGVGKTTKLREVARVLADEVNRRVVIVDTSNEIGGDGDVPHPAIGAARRMQVRNPSFQHAVMIEAVENHMPEVVVIDEIGNAAEAEAARTIAERGVQLIGTAHGQTLENLMLNPSLCDLIGGIQAVTLSDDEARRRGTQKTVLERKAPPTFDVVIELIDYDKLAVHHDVQKTVDLMLRGVQPRPEIRVRTGSGMVEVVQREETQDIDEPGFNERFPALSKRATEPDQLQQPSRPRTTRDRAPTEDRSNAKLKPVLRVFPYGIARTRLERAIRERKFPVVITNDIGQADAVIAIRSTAQAKPAKLRDLQRPVPTFVVKSNTFTQISAALEDLLRGGGHDTDREAAAIQEAQEAVATVIHTGRPLELNPQDARIRKIQHQIVENKRLASESVGNDPQRRIRVLPVRLA